One window from the genome of Streptomyces sp. WZ-12 encodes:
- the tap gene encoding telomere-associated protein Tap: MPTEDELFAAVDELLEGEPELPPPAERTRLREAAHISQARLAQALRTSTQTVKNWEAGRSEPRPPRRQAYQRLLDGWAEKYPKPADTEGAQPPETPTDTPAADAPAEAERRTPSPAAPEAAAVPAQEIAEPSAAPAAPQRPMRTARSSSTPRRPGAQKAASANTPAGGVDPRFENGPLAVVDVDDNGQVSAYCPGGLVLEVPAKSVPSLVDWTLREARLGQPKLSGPGKDADPLLALTEAALERYGLPVALTDEERLAGRIPEGHKVIKQLARAEWKLTKRGFGPWARIYRPAQGSERACVQLCIPSWHALDSRHWADAAHLPPAELARLLGVYASRVMTPRGSTAVTGLELMTALHPPTRASAPDADGKRHSERNPGSLGKDPVDCAPCEAPDGHPLLKDLPRFHVRGPAEKLFEEAYDWARPLTDTEATMRQHLVGIDVNMAFAAGANGLPVGLGAPTHVNNPVFDPKLPGSWLVDLSHVDLSRVKVGKERVELDGSLLPSPFTPKGERPEGPAWYATPTVAYAVELGYDVTPIEAWVRHDNGRYLDAWYNRLRDAYLATMADLGVAADLAPADFLTAMDGYRQRDPHLAIVVSAIKATVKGGLGKLRERPRGEGWRPGEPWRALSRPTWRPDIRAAVISRTRINMHRKIVKHAAFTGQYPVAVLSDCAVYATDGTSPLDFLPYRDGKPLPGGFKLGVNPGLVKHEGTQTVLWGEELRDRFAAPELNLARYIKDGTVTDVDNGE; encoded by the coding sequence ATGCCGACCGAAGACGAGCTGTTCGCGGCAGTGGATGAACTGCTGGAAGGCGAACCGGAGTTGCCACCCCCGGCAGAGCGGACGCGACTGCGCGAAGCGGCCCACATCTCGCAGGCCCGGCTCGCGCAGGCGCTGCGGACGTCCACGCAGACGGTGAAGAACTGGGAGGCCGGCCGCTCGGAGCCGCGGCCGCCGCGCCGTCAGGCGTACCAACGGCTGCTGGACGGGTGGGCGGAGAAGTACCCCAAGCCCGCCGACACCGAAGGCGCGCAGCCACCGGAGACGCCCACCGACACGCCCGCCGCTGACGCGCCCGCCGAGGCCGAGAGGCGAACTCCGTCCCCCGCGGCGCCCGAAGCGGCGGCCGTGCCCGCCCAGGAGATCGCCGAGCCGAGCGCTGCCCCGGCAGCCCCGCAGCGCCCGATGCGCACCGCCCGTTCCTCATCGACACCGCGCCGACCAGGCGCGCAGAAGGCGGCATCGGCCAACACCCCGGCGGGGGGCGTCGACCCACGCTTCGAGAACGGGCCGCTCGCCGTCGTGGACGTCGACGACAACGGGCAGGTGTCGGCGTACTGCCCCGGCGGCCTGGTCCTGGAGGTGCCCGCCAAGTCCGTCCCGTCCCTGGTGGATTGGACGCTGCGCGAAGCCAGGCTCGGGCAGCCGAAGCTGTCCGGCCCGGGCAAGGACGCCGATCCGTTGCTCGCGCTCACCGAAGCCGCACTGGAGCGCTACGGCCTGCCGGTTGCCCTCACGGATGAGGAGCGACTCGCCGGGCGGATCCCCGAAGGCCACAAGGTCATCAAGCAACTGGCGCGTGCGGAATGGAAGTTGACCAAGCGCGGGTTCGGTCCGTGGGCGCGGATCTACCGCCCGGCGCAGGGCTCGGAGCGGGCCTGCGTCCAGTTGTGCATCCCGTCCTGGCACGCGCTCGACTCCCGCCACTGGGCCGACGCCGCGCACCTCCCGCCGGCGGAACTGGCCCGGCTCCTGGGCGTGTACGCGTCCAGGGTGATGACGCCGCGCGGTTCCACGGCCGTGACCGGCCTGGAGCTGATGACCGCCCTGCACCCGCCGACCCGCGCCTCCGCGCCCGACGCCGACGGCAAGCGGCACTCCGAGCGCAACCCCGGCAGCCTGGGCAAGGACCCGGTGGACTGCGCACCCTGCGAAGCCCCCGACGGGCACCCGTTGCTCAAGGACCTGCCGCGCTTCCACGTCCGCGGCCCGGCCGAGAAGCTCTTCGAAGAGGCGTATGACTGGGCCCGGCCGCTCACCGACACCGAGGCCACCATGCGGCAACACCTGGTCGGCATCGACGTCAACATGGCCTTCGCCGCCGGCGCGAACGGGCTGCCCGTCGGCCTCGGCGCGCCGACGCACGTCAACAACCCGGTGTTCGACCCGAAGTTGCCCGGCTCGTGGCTGGTCGACCTGTCTCACGTCGACCTGTCGAGGGTGAAGGTCGGCAAGGAGCGGGTGGAGTTGGACGGCAGTCTGCTGCCGAGTCCGTTCACGCCCAAGGGCGAGCGCCCCGAGGGCCCGGCCTGGTACGCCACGCCCACCGTGGCGTACGCGGTGGAGCTCGGCTACGACGTCACGCCGATCGAGGCGTGGGTGCGCCACGACAACGGCCGTTACCTGGACGCCTGGTACAACCGCCTGCGCGACGCCTACCTCGCCACCATGGCCGATCTCGGGGTGGCCGCGGACCTGGCGCCGGCGGACTTCCTGACGGCGATGGACGGCTACCGCCAGCGCGACCCCCACCTGGCAATCGTCGTCTCGGCGATCAAGGCGACGGTCAAGGGCGGCCTGGGCAAGCTGCGCGAGCGCCCGCGGGGGGAGGGCTGGCGGCCGGGGGAGCCCTGGCGTGCCCTGTCCCGGCCGACGTGGCGGCCGGACATCCGCGCGGCGGTCATCTCCCGCACGCGGATCAACATGCACCGAAAGATCGTCAAGCACGCGGCGTTCACCGGCCAGTACCCGGTCGCGGTCCTCTCCGACTGCGCCGTCTACGCGACCGACGGGACCTCGCCGCTGGACTTCCTGCCCTACCGGGACGGCAAACCGCTGCCTGGTGGCTTCAAGTTGGGAGTGAACCCGGGCCTGGTCAAGCACGAGGGCACCCAGACCGTGTTGTGGGGCGAAGAGCTCCGCGACCGGTTTGCCGCCCCCGAGCTCAACCTCGCCCGGTACATCAAGGACGGCACCGTCACCGACGTCGACAACGGAGAGTAG
- the tpg gene encoding telomere-protecting terminal protein Tpg encodes MDIFGDGLDKAVQKSFTRPAPKSAGAQMRYLVKQLKGTRRVAELLRVSQRTVERYVKDQLKKPRPDLAARLEHEVVKRWQPQIRAKAREQAATTGGIVIDTRARLGYTAPIGSTDQDRIRHLTVALPPRYAARLFDAQQTGAGDQQLKQIAAEALREVYFQDNGRRAGSLEEVRFTDIEHVEFDL; translated from the coding sequence ATGGACATCTTCGGGGACGGCCTGGACAAGGCGGTGCAGAAGTCGTTCACCCGCCCCGCGCCGAAGTCGGCCGGCGCGCAGATGCGGTACCTGGTCAAGCAGCTCAAGGGCACCAGGCGGGTCGCCGAGCTGTTGCGCGTCTCCCAACGCACCGTCGAACGGTACGTCAAGGACCAGCTCAAGAAGCCGCGACCGGACCTCGCCGCACGCCTGGAACACGAGGTGGTCAAGCGGTGGCAGCCGCAGATCCGGGCCAAGGCCCGGGAACAGGCGGCGACCACCGGTGGCATCGTCATCGACACCCGCGCCCGCCTCGGCTACACCGCGCCGATCGGCTCCACCGACCAGGACCGCATCCGCCACCTGACCGTCGCCCTGCCACCCCGCTACGCCGCCCGCCTCTTCGACGCCCAACAGACCGGCGCCGGCGACCAACAGCTCAAGCAGATCGCTGCCGAAGCGCTCAGGGAGGTCTACTTCCAAGACAACGGCCGCCGCGCCGGGAGCCTGGAGGAGGTGCGCTTCACCGACATCGAACACGTGGAGTTCGACCTGTAG
- a CDS encoding Lrp/AsnC family transcriptional regulator, translating to MESDYDELDRRLVHALQIDGRAPFSTIAEVLGVSDRTVARRYARLRSAGAVRVLGGVAPTALGAIQWFLRVRCAPAASLPVAEALARRPDTSWVSLSSGGTEITCVVRTENETDSEALLLAKLPHTPRVEGVTAHSVLHAFYGGPDNLVGKLGSLDEAAIERLRPPPVPHRRGPVRLDDGDRKLLALLAADGRAGFEQLAAATGWSPTTVRRRMTELRELGLLYLDIDVDWRMFGVHARTLLWLSVAPAYLEEVGQALAGHPEIAFAAATTGPTNLYASVVCANQRELYRYLTTRVATLPAVTHLETAPVIRTVKKAANQA from the coding sequence GTGGAATCCGACTACGACGAGCTGGATCGACGGCTCGTGCATGCCCTGCAGATCGACGGCCGCGCCCCGTTCAGCACCATCGCCGAGGTTCTCGGCGTATCGGATCGCACCGTCGCCCGCCGCTACGCCCGGTTGCGGTCGGCCGGGGCGGTACGGGTGCTCGGCGGGGTCGCCCCGACCGCGCTGGGCGCCATCCAGTGGTTCCTGCGGGTGCGATGTGCGCCCGCGGCGTCGCTTCCGGTCGCCGAGGCGCTGGCCAGGCGCCCCGACACGTCCTGGGTGAGCCTCAGTTCCGGCGGCACCGAGATCACCTGCGTGGTCCGAACCGAGAACGAGACGGACAGCGAGGCGCTGCTGCTGGCCAAACTCCCCCACACCCCGCGCGTGGAGGGCGTGACCGCGCACTCCGTGTTGCACGCCTTCTACGGCGGCCCGGACAACCTGGTGGGAAAACTCGGATCGTTGGACGAGGCGGCGATCGAGCGGCTCCGCCCGCCTCCGGTGCCGCATCGACGGGGACCGGTGCGGCTCGACGACGGCGATCGCAAGCTCCTCGCCCTGCTCGCCGCTGACGGCCGGGCCGGGTTCGAGCAGTTGGCCGCGGCGACCGGCTGGTCGCCGACGACGGTCCGGCGCCGGATGACGGAGTTGCGCGAACTCGGCCTGCTCTATCTCGACATCGACGTCGACTGGCGGATGTTCGGCGTGCACGCCCGAACGCTGCTCTGGCTCTCGGTCGCCCCCGCATACCTGGAGGAGGTCGGTCAGGCACTGGCCGGGCATCCGGAGATCGCGTTCGCCGCCGCCACCACCGGCCCGACCAATCTGTACGCGAGCGTGGTGTGCGCGAACCAACGGGAGTTGTACCGGTACCTGACCACCCGGGTCGCCACGCTCCCCGCCGTCACACACCTCGAAACGGCACCCGTGATCAGGACCGTCAAGAAGGCAGCGAACCAGGCATAG
- a CDS encoding FAD-dependent monooxygenase encodes MDTDVLIVGAGPTGMTLANELLMAGVSTALVDKLSQRSDLSKAGGVQSRTLEALDQRGLLEPLLATGDHPVTTGHFAGIPLPLHANRHRLPWRSVPQVVIEGFFEKHLAAHGLHPRRDHELVGLTQDDNGVTATFANGTTLRSRYLVAADGAHSTVRSLLRAEFTGQPGTLTIVAADVRLGGTDPSTSHTWNEDGHWAALFPLGTDPQGRQLRRLVLGGPGQSLPRETPVTEDEIRHGLSTVFGTRVHLRELRYARRITNASRQVEQYRHGRVFLAGDAAHVHLPLGAQGMNTGMQDALNLGWKLGAAVHGWAPQNLLDTYHAERHPAGAAVLRNVRAQSLLMDWAGTRDPDVLSAREIFTAMAQLPDVQHHLADLMSGMAIRYPMPGTETHPLVGRPAPDLDLGPARIHELLRSGHGILLDPADAFAKIAGPWSDRVDRVDQGTDTEPMLIRPDGYVCWAGADALEPALHRWFGEPR; translated from the coding sequence GTGGACACCGATGTGCTCATCGTCGGAGCCGGCCCGACCGGAATGACGCTGGCCAACGAACTGCTGATGGCGGGGGTTTCGACTGCGCTGGTCGACAAGCTGTCGCAGCGCAGTGACCTGTCCAAGGCGGGCGGCGTGCAGTCCCGCACGCTGGAGGCACTCGACCAACGAGGGCTGCTGGAACCCTTGTTGGCCACGGGAGACCACCCCGTCACCACCGGCCACTTCGCCGGTATCCCCCTCCCACTCCACGCCAACCGACACCGCCTGCCCTGGCGGTCCGTGCCGCAGGTGGTGATCGAGGGGTTCTTCGAGAAGCATCTCGCCGCGCACGGCCTCCACCCCCGCAGGGACCACGAACTGGTCGGCCTGACCCAGGACGACAACGGGGTCACCGCGACCTTCGCCAACGGCACCACCCTCCGCTCCCGATACCTCGTGGCCGCCGACGGCGCTCACAGCACCGTACGGTCCCTGCTGCGGGCCGAATTCACCGGTCAACCGGGCACGTTGACGATCGTCGCCGCCGACGTACGGCTGGGCGGCACCGATCCGTCCACGTCACACACCTGGAACGAGGACGGACACTGGGCGGCACTGTTCCCGCTCGGCACCGATCCGCAGGGCAGGCAACTGCGCCGACTGGTCCTCGGCGGACCGGGCCAGTCACTGCCGAGGGAGACCCCGGTCACCGAGGACGAAATCCGCCACGGCCTGAGCACGGTGTTCGGAACACGGGTGCACCTGCGCGAACTGCGCTACGCCCGCCGTATCACCAACGCGTCGCGGCAGGTCGAGCAGTACCGGCACGGGCGGGTGTTCCTCGCGGGCGATGCCGCCCACGTCCACCTTCCGCTCGGCGCACAAGGCATGAACACCGGAATGCAGGACGCGCTCAACCTCGGTTGGAAGCTCGGCGCCGCCGTGCACGGTTGGGCACCGCAGAACCTGCTCGACACGTATCACGCGGAACGGCATCCGGCCGGGGCCGCCGTACTGCGCAACGTCCGGGCACAGAGCCTGCTGATGGACTGGGCCGGCACCCGCGATCCGGACGTGCTGTCCGCCCGGGAGATCTTCACGGCGATGGCCCAACTGCCGGACGTCCAGCACCATCTCGCCGACCTGATGTCCGGCATGGCCATCCGCTATCCGATGCCGGGCACCGAAACCCATCCGCTCGTCGGCCGACCCGCACCGGACCTGGACCTCGGCCCGGCCCGGATACACGAACTGCTGCGGTCCGGGCACGGCATCCTGCTCGACCCGGCCGACGCCTTCGCCAAGATCGCCGGCCCCTGGTCGGACCGGGTGGACCGGGTAGACCAGGGCACCGACACCGAACCGATGCTCATCCGGCCGGACGGCTACGTGTGTTGGGCCGGCGCGGACGCCCTGGAACCGGCGCTCCACCGCTGGTTCGGCGAGCCCCGCTGA
- a CDS encoding NADP-dependent oxidoreductase yields the protein MRAIGLTEFGGPEVLRVIELPDPVPGRGEVRIRIHAASVNPTDTMLRSGTTRGRFNGRPGPYVPGMDAAGVVDAIGPDTSTPLQQGDAVIAIVRPYEPRGGAYAEFVVVPVESVVPMLSDVDFPAASTLLMNALTARVGLDLLDVPAGGTVAVTGAAGAFGGYAVQLAKSQGLRVLADASPSDAQLVADLGADEVVPRGDDVADRFRALAPDGVDGVLDGAMLHELVLPAIRDGGGIAVIRGWEGPVDRGIRVHPVWVNEAATDHARLLRLRDQAEAGELTLRVADVLPADQAASAHRRLAKGGLRGRLVLDFTTL from the coding sequence ATGCGCGCGATCGGTCTGACGGAGTTTGGTGGTCCCGAAGTGCTGCGGGTGATCGAGCTGCCGGATCCGGTGCCTGGCCGCGGTGAAGTGCGCATCCGCATCCACGCCGCCTCGGTCAACCCCACCGACACCATGCTGCGTTCCGGCACCACCCGCGGACGGTTCAACGGCCGCCCGGGGCCGTACGTACCGGGTATGGACGCGGCCGGCGTGGTCGATGCGATCGGGCCGGACACCTCCACCCCGCTCCAGCAGGGGGATGCAGTGATCGCGATCGTGCGCCCCTACGAGCCGCGCGGCGGCGCCTACGCCGAATTCGTCGTGGTGCCCGTGGAGTCGGTGGTGCCGATGCTCTCCGACGTGGACTTCCCGGCCGCCTCGACGCTGCTGATGAACGCCCTCACCGCCCGCGTCGGGCTGGACTTGCTCGACGTGCCGGCCGGTGGCACCGTCGCGGTGACCGGGGCGGCCGGGGCCTTCGGCGGGTACGCGGTGCAACTGGCCAAGAGCCAAGGGCTGCGGGTGCTGGCCGACGCCTCTCCGTCCGACGCGCAGTTGGTGGCAGACCTGGGCGCGGACGAGGTGGTACCGCGCGGTGATGACGTCGCCGATCGGTTCCGCGCGCTCGCGCCCGACGGGGTGGACGGCGTGCTCGACGGCGCGATGCTGCACGAGTTGGTCCTCCCGGCAATCCGGGACGGCGGTGGTATCGCCGTCATCCGTGGCTGGGAGGGCCCGGTGGACCGCGGCATCCGGGTCCATCCGGTCTGGGTCAACGAGGCGGCCACCGACCACGCCCGACTGCTCCGGCTGCGCGACCAGGCCGAGGCAGGCGAACTGACCCTGCGCGTGGCCGACGTACTGCCCGCCGACCAAGCGGCCTCGGCACACCGCCGACTGGCCAAGGGCGGGCTGCGGGGCCGCCTCGTACTGGACTTCACCACCCTCTAG
- a CDS encoding snapalysin family zinc-dependent metalloprotease, giving the protein MIKQLAALTALIPAMLSPTIGVAAAHSAPHATSAVVTLTYDASGAGQWADPIKQAVQNWNAAVHNVRLEPASSGASADYVYTATSGWPQTTLGPIFPGGSGEVQLGQQAVDEGYDTTRIAAHETGHILGLPDDYSGPCSELMSGHGPGTSCTNAKPNAAEAAQVDKNYAAGGPAVRPHRHQVVIDIWSNRVPAGAR; this is encoded by the coding sequence ATGATCAAGCAACTAGCCGCCCTGACGGCGCTCATCCCCGCCATGCTGAGCCCCACGATCGGCGTCGCCGCGGCGCACTCCGCACCGCACGCGACCTCGGCCGTGGTCACCCTGACCTATGACGCCAGCGGTGCCGGCCAGTGGGCGGACCCGATCAAGCAGGCCGTACAGAACTGGAACGCCGCGGTGCACAACGTGCGCTTGGAGCCGGCGAGCTCCGGCGCCTCGGCCGACTACGTCTACACAGCGACCAGCGGCTGGCCGCAGACCACGTTGGGGCCGATCTTCCCCGGCGGCAGCGGTGAAGTGCAGTTGGGCCAGCAAGCGGTGGACGAGGGCTACGACACGACCCGGATCGCGGCGCACGAAACCGGGCACATCCTCGGGCTGCCCGACGACTACAGCGGCCCCTGCTCGGAGCTCATGTCCGGCCACGGTCCCGGCACGTCCTGCACCAACGCCAAGCCGAACGCGGCCGAGGCGGCGCAGGTCGACAAGAACTACGCCGCCGGTGGACCGGCGGTTCGCCCGCATCGTCACCAGGTGGTGATCGACATCTGGTCCAACCGGGTTCCCGCCGGCGCGCGCTGA
- a CDS encoding DUF1963 domain-containing protein, whose protein sequence is MTTLMIDAGPVAPTALVTRTGGVPLAPAAAPWPCCASCEGPMQFLAQVVLDDLGGGVGNRGILALFACQNDPGMCDDWDPDSGGNQALLFPADGLEPLPRPEGGVDEALLALGSVRGVSLVHADEHHYDQAGEEWAARNDRPASSVLGQLGGSPAWLQGDETPSCPSCASPMPLIVQLEEGPDHSTAMNFGGGGGAYAFACEPCGRAKFLWQC, encoded by the coding sequence ATGACGACTCTCATGATTGATGCAGGTCCGGTTGCACCGACTGCTCTGGTTACCCGGACCGGCGGAGTGCCACTGGCTCCGGCGGCTGCTCCGTGGCCCTGCTGCGCTTCGTGCGAGGGCCCGATGCAGTTCCTCGCCCAGGTGGTCCTGGATGACCTCGGAGGCGGGGTGGGAAACCGGGGAATCCTCGCCTTGTTCGCGTGCCAGAACGACCCGGGTATGTGTGACGACTGGGATCCGGACTCCGGCGGGAACCAGGCATTGCTCTTCCCCGCGGATGGTCTTGAGCCGCTGCCTCGGCCCGAGGGCGGTGTCGATGAGGCCCTGCTCGCGCTCGGTTCCGTTCGGGGCGTCAGCTTGGTGCACGCGGACGAGCACCATTACGACCAGGCCGGCGAAGAGTGGGCGGCGAGAAATGACCGCCCCGCGTCATCCGTGCTCGGCCAGCTCGGCGGAAGTCCCGCCTGGCTTCAGGGCGATGAGACGCCGTCCTGTCCCTCATGCGCCTCCCCCATGCCACTGATCGTCCAGCTCGAAGAAGGCCCTGACCACAGCACCGCGATGAACTTCGGCGGTGGCGGCGGCGCCTACGCGTTCGCCTGTGAGCCGTGCGGCCGTGCGAAGTTCCTGTGGCAGTGCTGA